Proteins encoded by one window of Fibrobacter sp.:
- a CDS encoding SpoVG family protein, translating to MAEKNNAEKATAVQASVETSGAESKGAESKNAQSKDKALSSFDCLAVTQVQVFPFKEGPSLGHMKGLAQIVLNDQMVIRGLRVMDGVNGLFVSYPLDPFYKGEDFKSICNPITRQLREHIENCVLEKYQAAVA from the coding sequence ATGGCAGAAAAAAACAATGCAGAAAAGGCTACCGCCGTCCAGGCGAGCGTAGAAACCAGCGGCGCAGAAAGCAAGGGCGCCGAATCCAAAAATGCCCAGTCGAAGGACAAGGCGCTCTCGTCTTTCGATTGCCTCGCCGTGACGCAGGTGCAGGTGTTCCCGTTCAAGGAAGGCCCGAGCCTCGGTCACATGAAGGGACTGGCGCAGATTGTCCTTAACGACCAGATGGTCATTCGTGGCCTTCGCGTGATGGACGGCGTGAACGGGCTTTTTGTCAGCTACCCGCTCGATCCTTTCTACAAGGGCGAAGACTTCAAGTCCATCTGCAATCCGATTACGCGCCAGTTGCGCGAACATATTGAAAATTGCGTGCTTGAAAAGTACCAGGCCGCTGTAGCATAG